The window TTATATATGGAAAGTTTCAACTTAAAGGGCAGGGAATTCCAGCAATATCTCTAAAATCCCTCACACAAACAAGtggtttcttttcctcttttcatttaaagtggTATCTCTGTTTAGTGTAGCTCTATCAGACATATGCAATGGAGTGGTACATTGTGCCTACTATACTATGTGAAGAGGACAAACATGTAATCTTCTTCATCTGTTTCTTTAGGCTCTGATTTTTTATTCTAACACTTAGAAGAGATTTTTTTCCTGAACATCACAAGATCAAAGACCTGGAAATCAAAAGTTGTCATTGCTTATAAAGTAAGTAATGGAACAttcatttgtacattttaatcagAGCAAGAATGTAAACGTGTCTCTTATTTGGTAAAAGCAGGATTCCTTTTTATTTGGATAAaaccttgttgttttttctcagaATGATAATTAAACCCTTTTTTTGGAAGATATCAGTATGAGTGGGGATTCATGGAACAAAGGAAAGTTAGctctgaaaacaacaacaacaaaaaaagccatACTTAACCGTTATAACTAATCAACTATTTGTTGGATTGAATgtgagataaaataaaatagaactTGTTTCAAAGTTAATCCAAAAGACAAATAAACTTGGTTGAAGTCTGTGAAGATGCTTCACCTCTCACCCTGCTGCTAGTTTGGAACTGTTCTGACATTTCTTGAAGAACTTTAACCAAATGTAGTTGCCTTACGgatacatcttttattttttttaccatgatTTACCATGACTGAGAATCTTTAAAGAGAAGATCAATTTGCAGTACTTAGATGGTAACTTAAGGCCGTGCAACCACATCTTGATGTATTTCATAGGGCTCAGAACCAAAGTTATCCTTTTTGTCTGGAAAACCACTTTTGTCTTGATTGGGTAAGGCACGCCAGCCAGGTTACAGCAATTGTTACACACTTTGTTAGTTGTAAAATAAGATACTGAAAAATGTTGGATGGAGCACAGTATACAAACTTATTTGATTTATATGATTACCTTTATTGCTGTTTAGATTTGATAGATGGTTATTCTGGTAAATGAACATTGTTGTAGTGTTATGTCATCTGTCCCTGAGTCTTGCGTCaagaaacactttattttttatttttactttattgtgtctttgtggtgtTTTGCACCATTCACCTCATTGTTCATCTCTGTCCCTCTCTACATCCTCATTCCCACTTCCTACAACCAATTCTTAATCATTCTCTAGACCAGGGCTTCTCAAACATTTTGGGCTTATGTACCCcctttcagattttttttcagccaagTACCCTGCTATCCCaccaaagacatttttcaggaAATCATTTGGAAAAAGCACATTACTAAACAAATGTATGTGGTCTTCATAAAACTGTTGGCTTATGTCATCCCGCAAAAGACAAACAGTGCTTCGGGAGGAACAGAATACGTGGAGATAAATcccataaaaatgtgttaaatatcaTATCactatcacattttttttccatactGATCTTAAAGAAAGATTTTGCAAGTTACTAACCAGTttaaccaaacttatttccctgtataatgtttttaagtGCACAAATACTGTGCTTATAAGTTTAGTCTATTTAAAACTGTCTTTGTTGGGGGGGCTGGACATCTTCACAGAACATTTTTTAcaccagaaatgtctttccctgcaTTCTGACAAATTTCTATGTACAACTGTAGGCTTTTATGCACCActttaaatgaatgatttagtattgtgtcctcttttgtgtctttaaatctaTGTTAGGGTTCATCAGGTacctttttattaaaacatgtagacttcaaacATAATccaaaatgtgttcattctgtgacacatggtcaaagtaagttttactgaattAAGAGTTGTATTCACggagggggcgggacatcgttgattgacggacagacagtcaccatggttactgactttcacctgcctgctgcacactgaacgagaggagaaagagctgctgactgacatcacttcaagCAGCATACATAGATACTAATTCatggaaataaatgtttgtaggtgactgttcaaaaacatttttttaacaatcaaGGTCCAGACCTCGCTGATATTATCGCCTCCCTCCGTTTCATTCTCGTTcccgttatcacaacaggtgagcttcgagTGGTGAGGCTTgttaataactttaaaaactaagagagagcagaaaacaccggcAGCATCAGTTTAAATATCGGGATTACAAGACAAATTACTATCAACTGTTGTTGAAATGGCTTCAATGAACTTGAACTACATCTCCCATCACAGACTTCCTGTCTGACTCTCCGCAGACTGTTCACGTCTCTCCGGCTCGTTAAGGGTTCGTCATGTCGCTGCCCGAAGAACAAACCTTAACTTTGTAAACTCTTCAGATAAATGTTTATGGCATCCTGTCGGTTTGGAAATATCTCAAACAGTTACATGtgaccgggatggagttctttttacggtCTAACTCTTAAGTTCCGTTTATGTTGCGCTGCCGAGcagaaggggaggagggagacgcgtctgtgcaGGAGCTTcaactgcagcatgataaaaTGAACACATCGGCAgattttcaacatgtttaaatccTTCACGATCCAAGATTGTTATTTCGCACACCACTAGTTTGCTGTGATGCAACTTTTCTTTATGACATTTGTCCTACCCCCTGCTGTACTCCCACGTACCCCTAGGGGTACGCGTAGCCccatttgagaaacactgctctAGACTGAGTCACTAAACTTCCACACCCAGCCACTGTGATGgcactgcattgttgtttaACACCTTCTTTACCAAACCTCAGAAACCCATTTTATACTCTACAACTTGCATTATCTTGCAAATCAATAAATATAGctaatatatatacacataattatataatattatatagaaatataataaatcttgaaaataatcttgaaaatgtgtgtatatattccaCTTTACTCTTATTCgtgtaaatatttattgtacCTATTATTGAAACCTTACTTATATTCCTATTcgatttgattaatatttttattactatatttctactgctatattgtatattttggagcaactgtaacaaccgaatttccctctgggattaagaAAGTATTTctcattctgattctgattaggCACCTGGTTAGAACCTGCCTGCTTGCCTGTCAGCTATTTAAATTTTGTTTATCAAGATCTCACCTAATCACTCGACTCATCCTTTAAACAATATCTGCATTTGGGCCCTTCCCCTTGATGACAGAATTGACCATGCATGACATTACTGTGTCTGATTTATAACTACTTTGCAATATGTTGTCTCAATTAAAAAGCAATGACTCCATATTCTGTTTTTTCCACAGCAGTATGAACTTATCAGAGTACGAGACGTCGACGTACGACCAAATATATGACTATAACGCCAACAGCTGTGATCAGGATGCCTCTCCAGAGTTGCCTGACAGAGCCATGCTGATTCTTTGCTACTCTCTGTTTTGTCTGGGTCTACTAGGTATGTCCTTAAAGACCAGCATCTTGAACACAATGTAACCTTCTTTGAACTTTTCATGAACCTTTGCATTAAGCAGCTTTTCCATCGTTCCATTGAATTCATAGGCAACAGCACACTTATCTGGGTTCTCCTCCGGTACATAAAGCTGAAGAGTATGACTGATATATGCCTCCTCAGTCTCGCTCTGTCTGACCTCATACTGGCTGTATCCCTGCCACACTGGGCCTACAACTCCAAGAACCTTGCATCATGCAAACTGATGACAGGAATTTATCAGGTAGAgcttcattctttttttgttacacGATAGttacaacacaaaacaactaaTGGGGATCACTGAGGTCAAAACCTAACAACAATGTCACTTCATGTCCTGACCTTGTATTTCCTCTGACCCTCTGAACAGCTGGGTTTCTACAGTGGGACTATGTTTGTGACCCTAATGAGTTTGGATCGCTACCTAGCCATCGTCCATGCAGTTTCAGCCATGCGAGCCCGGACACTTCGCTGCGGCATCACCGCCAGCATCGTTATCTGGATTATTTCCATCCTCATGGTAGTCCCTCAGGTGGTGTTTGCCTCCTTGGAAATATATGAACATGACAACAGCTCTCATTGCCAGCCACTGTACCCAGAAGACTGGCAGATTTTCTGGAAGATGCAGCGAAACTTCAGCGAGAACACAGTGGGCCTCTTTGTTTGCCTCCCCATCATGATCTTCTGTTATGTCAAAATCCTTGTTGTGCTATCCAAGTCCAGGAACTCCAAAAAGGACAAAGCTGTGAGGCTGATATTGaccatagtgtgtgtgtttatagtgtGCTGGGTCCCTTACAATGTCACAGTTTTCCTTCAGACGCTGCAGCTATTCAACGTCATCACCACCTGCGAAGCATCGACAACTATCGACAAGGCCACGCTCTTCGCTGAGATCATTGCTCTGTGCCATTGCTGTGTCAACCCGATCATATACGCCTTTGTAGGGGAGAAGTTTAGAAAGTCCCTGAGCGGTGTTCTTACAAGGTGCCTTGGGTTGAGTCACCACAGATGGGTCACATCAAGCATCAGAGACaccacagagaaagagacatcGAACACACCTGTGAGATCAG is drawn from Labrus bergylta chromosome 8, fLabBer1.1, whole genome shotgun sequence and contains these coding sequences:
- the si:cabz01093077.1 gene encoding C-C chemokine receptor type 2 isoform X1, which encodes MLSQLKSNDSIFCFFHSSMNLSEYETSTYDQIYDYNANSCDQDASPELPDRAMLILCYSLFCLGLLGNSTLIWVLLRYIKLKSMTDICLLSLALSDLILAVSLPHWAYNSKNLASCKLMTGIYQLGFYSGTMFVTLMSLDRYLAIVHAVSAMRARTLRCGITASIVIWIISILMVVPQVVFASLEIYEHDNSSHCQPLYPEDWQIFWKMQRNFSENTVGLFVCLPIMIFCYVKILVVLSKSRNSKKDKAVRLILTIVCVFIVCWVPYNVTVFLQTLQLFNVITTCEASTTIDKATLFAEIIALCHCCVNPIIYAFVGEKFRKSLSGVLTRCLGLSHHRWVTSSIRDTTEKETSNTPVRSEF
- the si:cabz01093077.1 gene encoding C-C chemokine receptor type 2 isoform X2, with protein sequence MNLSEYETSTYDQIYDYNANSCDQDASPELPDRAMLILCYSLFCLGLLGNSTLIWVLLRYIKLKSMTDICLLSLALSDLILAVSLPHWAYNSKNLASCKLMTGIYQLGFYSGTMFVTLMSLDRYLAIVHAVSAMRARTLRCGITASIVIWIISILMVVPQVVFASLEIYEHDNSSHCQPLYPEDWQIFWKMQRNFSENTVGLFVCLPIMIFCYVKILVVLSKSRNSKKDKAVRLILTIVCVFIVCWVPYNVTVFLQTLQLFNVITTCEASTTIDKATLFAEIIALCHCCVNPIIYAFVGEKFRKSLSGVLTRCLGLSHHRWVTSSIRDTTEKETSNTPVRSEF